Proteins from a single region of Labedella gwakjiensis:
- a CDS encoding NAD(P)H-dependent glycerol-3-phosphate dehydrogenase encodes MSRRQQAKVAVLGTGSWGTTFGKILADGGASVTMWARRPEIAAEISRTHRNSDYLPGITLPVGLSATSDLKAALAGASHVFVAVPSQTLRDNLEAVRPLLAPGAVVVSLMKGVEKGSGLRMSEVIVESLGIDPDRVAVASGPNLALEIAREQPTAAVISSSRLETAQSVAMLARNRYFRSFVNTDVIGTEFGGVLKNLIAVAIGIVDGVGYGENTKASIITRGLVEMTDFAVARGAKAETLSGLAGLGDLIATCQSPLSRNNTAGRLLGQGYSFQAVVKQMQQTAEGLASVAPVLELAREIGVEMPIVQQVKQVLDGTLDPRDIAPHLTTDSDEPQGERTGDDSEATSGGSLRRAFKRAFDQLRNGGRSALGD; translated from the coding sequence TTGAGTCGACGACAACAGGCGAAGGTCGCGGTGCTCGGCACCGGCAGTTGGGGCACCACGTTCGGCAAGATCCTCGCGGACGGCGGTGCGTCGGTGACCATGTGGGCCCGCCGGCCCGAGATCGCCGCTGAGATATCGCGGACCCACCGCAACAGCGACTACCTCCCGGGGATCACCCTCCCGGTCGGCCTTTCGGCCACGTCGGATCTGAAGGCGGCGTTGGCCGGGGCGAGCCATGTGTTCGTCGCGGTTCCCAGCCAGACGCTGCGCGACAATCTCGAAGCGGTGCGGCCCCTGCTCGCCCCCGGCGCCGTCGTCGTCTCCCTCATGAAGGGCGTGGAGAAGGGCTCGGGCCTTCGGATGAGCGAGGTCATCGTCGAGAGCCTCGGCATCGATCCCGACCGTGTCGCCGTGGCCTCCGGACCGAACCTCGCCCTCGAGATCGCTCGTGAGCAACCGACCGCCGCCGTGATCTCGTCGAGCCGCCTCGAGACGGCCCAGAGCGTCGCCATGCTCGCCCGTAATCGGTACTTCCGCTCGTTCGTGAACACGGATGTGATCGGCACCGAGTTCGGCGGCGTGCTGAAGAACCTCATCGCTGTCGCTATCGGCATCGTCGACGGTGTGGGCTACGGAGAGAACACGAAGGCCTCGATCATCACGAGAGGCCTGGTCGAGATGACCGATTTCGCCGTGGCTCGGGGGGCGAAGGCAGAGACGCTCTCCGGCCTCGCCGGTCTCGGCGACCTGATCGCGACGTGTCAGTCGCCGCTCTCCCGCAACAACACCGCTGGTCGACTCCTCGGCCAGGGGTACAGCTTCCAGGCCGTCGTGAAGCAGATGCAGCAGACGGCGGAGGGCCTCGCTTCGGTCGCCCCGGTGCTCGAGCTCGCTCGCGAGATCGGCGTGGAGATGCCGATCGTGCAGCAGGTCAAGCAGGTGCTCGATGGAACTCTCGATCCGCGCGACATCGCGCCCCATTTGACGACAGACAGTGACGAGCCCCAGGGCGAGAGGACAGGCGATGACAGTGAAGCGACGAGTGGCGGTTCTCTTCGGCGGGCGTTCAAGCGAGCATTCGATCAGCTGCGCAACGGCGGGCGGAGTGCTCTCGGCGATTGA
- the thiL gene encoding thiamine-phosphate kinase, with translation MPSRPTVSDETEGAILARILPLLSPSSSATLGPGDDAAVVSAPDGRFVVTTDLMVHGPDFRLAWSSPWELGWKAAATNLSDVAAMGARPTALVIALAVTSDMPVVSLEEFARGVSAAIEQLSPDCGVVGGDLSVSDTFTIAVTAFGDLEGRAPVVRSGAKVGDVVAVSGALGNAADGLSLLFRDAVDEDGRPDAARAARLRETEAERLAAQLTPSPPIADGVLAAVAGATAMLDLSDGLAKDAARVAAASGVGIDFDSATLGPDVARALGGGEDHSLFATFPPGTALPGGFRRVGTVVASPVAAVTCDAQPVDVAGWDPYAGWDGGRG, from the coding sequence ATGCCCTCCCGCCCCACCGTCTCCGATGAGACAGAGGGCGCGATCCTTGCGCGCATTCTGCCTCTGCTGTCCCCGTCGTCGTCTGCGACGCTCGGCCCGGGAGACGACGCGGCGGTCGTCTCGGCGCCTGATGGTCGTTTCGTCGTGACGACGGACCTCATGGTCCATGGTCCCGACTTCCGGCTCGCATGGTCGTCGCCGTGGGAGCTCGGTTGGAAGGCAGCGGCGACGAACCTCTCGGACGTCGCGGCGATGGGCGCACGGCCGACGGCCCTCGTGATCGCTCTCGCCGTGACGTCCGACATGCCTGTCGTCTCACTCGAAGAGTTCGCGCGAGGGGTTTCGGCCGCGATCGAGCAGCTCAGCCCCGATTGCGGGGTCGTCGGGGGCGACCTCTCCGTCTCGGACACCTTCACGATCGCCGTCACGGCCTTCGGCGACCTCGAGGGGCGTGCGCCCGTGGTCCGTTCCGGCGCGAAGGTCGGCGACGTCGTCGCCGTCTCGGGTGCGCTCGGGAACGCCGCGGATGGCCTCAGCCTCCTTTTCCGTGATGCGGTCGACGAGGACGGTCGACCGGATGCAGCGCGTGCTGCGCGTCTGCGGGAGACGGAGGCTGAGCGCCTGGCCGCCCAATTGACCCCGTCACCACCGATCGCGGACGGCGTGCTCGCGGCCGTCGCCGGCGCGACCGCGATGCTCGACCTGTCCGACGGTCTCGCGAAGGACGCTGCGCGCGTCGCGGCCGCGAGCGGAGTGGGTATCGACTTCGACTCAGCCACGCTCGGCCCGGACGTGGCTCGGGCGCTGGGCGGGGGAGAGGACCACTCGCTGTTCGCGACGTTCCCTCCCGGGACTGCGCTCCCCGGAGGGTTCCGGCGTGTCGGCACGGTCGTCGCGTCGCCGGTCGCGGCGGTCACGTGCGACGCTCAACCGGTCGACGTCGCCGGCTGGGACCCGTACGCCGGTTGGGACGGCGGCCGCGGCTAG
- the rsmD gene encoding 16S rRNA (guanine(966)-N(2))-methyltransferase RsmD, with translation MTRIIAGRARSVRLSVPSVGTRPTSERVREALFSTLDAWDAISGAHVLDLYAGSGALGLEAASRGASSVVLVERNAKAAGLCRTNAAAVQRALGPRPTPIDVSTRSVRAHLTTATPPVDLVLVDPPYDVSEQDIADDLAAIARLLSAGGVIVVERSSRSPEPTWPTGIEAIRKRAYGETTLWFAESPAPESDEAERSETSRASD, from the coding sequence GTGACGAGGATCATCGCCGGACGCGCCCGATCGGTCCGTCTCTCCGTCCCGTCCGTCGGGACACGGCCGACCAGCGAGCGCGTGCGAGAGGCGTTGTTCTCCACGCTCGACGCATGGGACGCGATCTCCGGCGCCCACGTCCTCGATCTGTACGCCGGGTCGGGGGCCCTGGGCCTCGAAGCCGCCTCGCGCGGCGCCTCGTCCGTCGTGCTCGTGGAACGCAACGCGAAAGCGGCAGGCCTGTGCCGGACAAACGCCGCAGCTGTGCAGCGCGCGCTGGGTCCGCGTCCGACGCCGATCGACGTGTCCACGCGCTCGGTTCGCGCTCACCTCACGACGGCCACTCCACCCGTCGACCTGGTGCTCGTGGATCCGCCGTACGACGTCTCCGAGCAGGACATCGCCGACGATCTCGCGGCGATCGCGCGGCTGCTCTCCGCCGGCGGCGTGATCGTCGTCGAACGCAGCTCCCGCTCCCCCGAGCCCACATGGCCCACCGGCATCGAGGCGATCAGGAAACGCGCGTACGGCGAGACGACGCTGTGGTTCGCCGAGTCTCCGGCTCCGGAATCCGACGAAGCCGAAAGATCCGAGACGAGCCGCGCCAGCGACTAG
- the leuC gene encoding 3-isopropylmalate dehydratase large subunit has protein sequence MKTVPVSTPVNSSVVDPDGSTEASGQSGSPLTLAEKIWRDHLVVKGEDGTPDLLYIDLHLVHEVTSPQAFDGLRLADRPVRRLDLTIATEDHNTPTLAIDKPIADLTSRTQIETLRRNAEEFGVRLHSLGDVEQGIVHVVGPQLGLTMPGITVVCGDSHTSTHGAFGAMAFGIGTSEVEHVLATQTLPLKPFKTMAINVDGTLKPGVTAKDIILAVIAKIGTGGGQGYVLEYRGSAIRQLSMEGRMTICNMSIEAGARAGMVAPDDTTFEYLKGRPHAPAGADWDEAVAYWRTLPTDDGATFDAEVFLDADELEPFVTWGTNPGQGVSLSESVPDPEAIADANERAAAERALEYMALEAGTPMKQIPVDAVFMGSCTNSRIEDLRAFASVIQGRKKAEHVRVMVVPGSARVRLEAEAEGLDKVFIDFGAEWRFAGCSMCLGMNPDQLAPGERCASTSNRNFEGRQGKGGRTHLVSPLVAAATAVRGTLSSPSDLEA, from the coding sequence ATGAAAACAGTTCCCGTGAGCACACCTGTGAACTCCTCCGTCGTGGATCCCGACGGGTCGACGGAGGCGTCCGGGCAGTCCGGCTCGCCCCTGACGCTCGCCGAGAAGATCTGGCGCGATCACCTCGTCGTCAAGGGCGAGGACGGTACGCCGGACCTCCTCTACATCGACCTGCACCTCGTGCACGAGGTGACGAGCCCCCAGGCGTTCGACGGCTTGCGCCTCGCCGACCGGCCCGTGCGACGCCTCGACCTGACGATCGCGACCGAGGACCACAACACGCCGACGCTCGCTATCGACAAGCCGATCGCCGACCTGACGAGCCGTACCCAGATCGAGACCCTGCGTCGCAATGCCGAGGAGTTCGGCGTGCGACTGCACTCGCTCGGCGACGTCGAGCAGGGAATCGTGCACGTGGTGGGTCCGCAGCTCGGCCTCACGATGCCCGGCATCACCGTCGTCTGCGGCGACTCGCACACCTCGACCCACGGCGCCTTCGGAGCGATGGCGTTCGGCATCGGCACGAGCGAGGTGGAGCACGTGCTCGCCACGCAGACGCTCCCGCTCAAGCCCTTCAAGACCATGGCGATCAACGTCGACGGAACGCTCAAGCCGGGCGTCACGGCGAAGGACATCATCCTCGCGGTCATCGCCAAGATCGGCACGGGCGGTGGACAGGGCTACGTGCTCGAGTACCGTGGATCCGCGATCCGGCAGCTCTCCATGGAGGGCCGCATGACCATCTGCAACATGTCGATCGAGGCCGGCGCGCGCGCCGGCATGGTCGCTCCGGACGACACGACCTTCGAGTACCTCAAGGGACGACCGCACGCGCCGGCCGGTGCCGACTGGGACGAGGCCGTCGCCTACTGGCGCACGCTCCCGACGGACGACGGCGCGACCTTCGACGCCGAGGTCTTCCTCGATGCAGACGAGCTCGAGCCGTTCGTGACGTGGGGGACGAACCCCGGTCAGGGTGTGTCGCTCAGCGAATCCGTGCCGGACCCCGAGGCCATCGCCGACGCGAACGAGCGCGCCGCCGCTGAGCGGGCGCTCGAGTACATGGCGCTCGAGGCCGGCACGCCGATGAAGCAGATCCCCGTCGACGCGGTGTTCATGGGATCGTGCACGAACAGCCGGATCGAGGACCTCCGGGCCTTCGCATCGGTCATCCAGGGCCGCAAGAAGGCCGAGCACGTCCGCGTCATGGTCGTCCCCGGATCTGCCCGCGTGCGCCTCGAGGCCGAGGCGGAGGGGCTCGACAAGGTGTTCATCGACTTCGGCGCGGAATGGCGGTTCGCGGGGTGCTCCATGTGTCTCGGGATGAACCCGGACCAGCTCGCCCCCGGGGAGCGCTGCGCATCGACGAGCAACAGGAACTTCGAGGGGCGACAGGGCAAGGGAGGCCGTACCCACCTCGTCTCTCCGCTCGTCGCGGCCGCTACGGCGGTTCGCGGAACCCTGTCCAGCCCGTCCGATCTGGAGGCGTAG
- a CDS encoding ABC transporter permease, translated as MTATTQRVPRRRLVDRLPVIRQLRQSVGIQRFMLIAGLVLTAIFVLSAIFAPLIAPYGFSQTRNDDGGFGTQQPPSAAHLLGTTVSGFDVFSRVVWGAQTALGVVVIAVALSIVAGVFLGLVSGYFGGWLDRVLVVVCDAIYAFPSLLLAIVMSIVISGGRSSLWGGIFAAAISITVVFIPQYFRVIRAETVRIKTEAFVESARVIGASNGRIMFRHVLRNATRTLPLIFTLNASEAILTLAGLGFLGFGIEPTAAAEWGFDLNRAIADVSSGIWWTAVPPGIAIVLTVLGVTLVGESLNDLSDPRLRGRRSVSADAGTVAETSVVPGGSIDPTTIDGTDGRA; from the coding sequence ATGACCGCAACGACCCAACGGGTGCCGCGGCGGCGGCTCGTCGACCGGCTGCCCGTGATCCGGCAGCTGAGGCAGAGCGTCGGCATCCAGCGCTTCATGCTCATCGCCGGCCTCGTGCTCACGGCGATCTTCGTCCTCTCCGCCATCTTCGCCCCGCTCATCGCGCCGTACGGCTTCAGCCAGACTCGGAACGACGACGGCGGCTTCGGCACCCAGCAGCCGCCGAGCGCCGCCCACCTCCTCGGCACCACCGTCAGCGGCTTCGACGTGTTCTCGAGAGTCGTGTGGGGCGCGCAGACGGCCCTCGGTGTCGTCGTGATCGCCGTCGCCCTCTCGATCGTGGCCGGTGTCTTCCTCGGACTCGTCTCCGGCTACTTCGGTGGATGGCTCGATCGGGTGCTCGTGGTGGTGTGCGACGCGATCTACGCGTTCCCGTCGCTGCTCCTCGCGATCGTCATGTCGATCGTCATCTCCGGCGGGCGCTCGAGCCTCTGGGGCGGCATCTTCGCCGCGGCGATCTCGATCACGGTCGTCTTCATCCCGCAGTACTTCCGCGTGATCCGCGCGGAGACGGTGAGGATCAAGACGGAGGCCTTCGTCGAGTCGGCTCGTGTGATCGGGGCCAGCAACGGCCGCATCATGTTCCGGCACGTGCTGCGGAACGCGACCCGCACCCTCCCGCTCATCTTCACCCTCAATGCGTCAGAGGCGATCCTGACCCTCGCGGGTCTCGGCTTCCTCGGCTTCGGCATCGAGCCGACGGCCGCCGCGGAGTGGGGCTTCGACCTCAACCGCGCGATCGCGGACGTGTCGAGCGGCATCTGGTGGACGGCTGTGCCCCCGGGCATCGCGATCGTGCTCACGGTGCTCGGTGTGACCCTGGTGGGCGAGAGCCTCAACGACCTCTCCGACCCGCGTCTCCGCGGACGCCGGTCCGTGTCGGCCGACGCCGGCACCGTGGCCGAGACCTCGGTGGTGCCGGGAGGCAGCATCGATCCCACGACCATCGACGGAACGGACGGACGAGCATGA
- the leuD gene encoding 3-isopropylmalate dehydratase small subunit yields the protein MQKFETVTAVAMPLKRSNVDTDQIIPAVYLKRVTKTGFEDALFAGWRQDPEFVLNQPQYAGAEVLVAGPDFGTGSSREHAVWALRDYGFRVVVSARFADIFRGNSGKQGLLAAEVAEADVERIWAIMDAQPGLRLTVDLVERTIVAGDETFSFQVDDYTRWRLIEGLDDIGLTLRNEEAITRFEQTRAGWRPTTIPARSL from the coding sequence ATGCAGAAGTTCGAGACCGTCACGGCCGTCGCGATGCCGCTCAAGCGGTCGAACGTCGACACCGACCAGATCATCCCCGCCGTCTACCTCAAGCGCGTCACGAAGACCGGCTTCGAGGACGCCCTCTTCGCCGGCTGGCGGCAGGACCCGGAGTTCGTCCTCAACCAGCCGCAGTACGCCGGTGCCGAGGTCCTCGTCGCCGGCCCCGACTTCGGCACGGGGTCGAGCCGCGAGCACGCCGTCTGGGCGCTCCGCGACTACGGCTTCCGTGTCGTGGTGAGCGCCCGCTTCGCCGACATCTTCCGCGGCAACAGCGGCAAGCAGGGACTGCTCGCCGCTGAGGTGGCGGAAGCCGACGTCGAACGGATCTGGGCGATCATGGACGCGCAACCGGGTCTGCGCCTCACGGTCGATCTCGTCGAGCGCACGATCGTCGCCGGCGACGAGACGTTCTCGTTCCAGGTGGACGACTACACGCGGTGGCGACTCATCGAGGGGCTCGACGACATCGGCCTCACGCTGCGCAACGAAGAGGCCATCACGCGCTTCGAGCAGACGCGGGCCGGATGGCGTCCGACGACGATCCCGGCGCGGAGCCTCTGA
- a CDS encoding dipeptide ABC transporter ATP-binding protein, which yields MTDVLTISDLDISFSTDAGAVKAVDGVSLTVGQREVLAIVGESGSGKTVTAKTILGLLPHTATSSGAVVLRSRDGSSENDVISVSGATLRRLRGSDVSMVFQEPSTALNPVFTVGWQIAEGLRAHDAKLGRKAARAKAIDILRRVGIPEPESRVDYYPHQFSGGQKQRVVIAMALVLDPGLIVADEPTTALDVTVQAEILDLLRRCRDEFGASIVLITHNMGVVADLADRVAVMYQGELVEEADVQTLFSSPKDPYTKRLLEAVPRIGQKLEAAERRVPAEVGTAPIVVAKDLRIQYPGRFGRPGFVAVDGVDLTIGAGEVVGLVGESGSGKTTIGRAIAGLTQVTSGSLSVLGIEMNGVRERTFAPVRKDIGFVFQDPASSFNPLLSIAEAVSEPLAVHRPDLDERAARKRVDELLEAVQLPRSYGDRFPHELSGGQRQRASLARALALEPKLLVADEPTSALDVSVQARVLELFAELQAEFGFAALFISHDLAVVDILSDRIAVLYRGRLVEEGTGEEVLGSPTDPYTRRLLASLPVPDPAAQRTRREDLARIIAAERAAG from the coding sequence ATGACCGACGTATTGACGATCTCCGACCTCGACATCTCGTTCTCGACCGATGCGGGGGCGGTGAAGGCCGTCGACGGCGTGAGCCTCACGGTCGGGCAGCGCGAGGTCCTCGCCATCGTCGGCGAGTCCGGCTCGGGCAAGACGGTCACCGCCAAGACGATCCTCGGGCTGCTGCCGCACACGGCGACATCCTCCGGTGCGGTCGTCCTGCGGAGTCGCGACGGGTCGAGTGAGAACGACGTCATCTCCGTCTCCGGAGCGACCCTCCGTCGTCTGCGGGGTTCCGACGTCTCGATGGTGTTCCAGGAGCCCTCCACCGCGCTCAATCCGGTCTTCACGGTCGGTTGGCAGATCGCCGAGGGTCTCAGGGCCCACGACGCGAAGCTCGGGCGGAAGGCCGCACGCGCGAAGGCGATCGACATCCTCCGCCGCGTGGGGATCCCCGAGCCCGAGTCTCGCGTCGACTACTACCCGCATCAGTTCTCGGGCGGGCAGAAGCAGCGCGTCGTCATCGCGATGGCCCTCGTGCTCGATCCCGGCCTCATCGTCGCGGACGAGCCCACGACGGCTCTCGACGTCACGGTGCAGGCCGAGATCCTCGACCTGCTGCGGCGATGCCGTGACGAGTTCGGGGCATCGATCGTGCTCATCACCCACAACATGGGAGTGGTCGCGGACCTCGCAGACCGGGTCGCCGTCATGTATCAGGGGGAGCTCGTGGAGGAGGCGGACGTCCAGACGCTCTTCTCGTCGCCGAAGGACCCGTACACGAAGCGGCTCCTGGAGGCCGTTCCCCGCATCGGGCAGAAGCTCGAGGCGGCCGAGCGGCGCGTACCCGCTGAGGTGGGTACCGCCCCGATCGTGGTCGCGAAGGACCTGCGCATCCAGTACCCCGGTCGCTTCGGTCGGCCCGGCTTCGTGGCCGTCGACGGCGTCGATCTCACGATCGGCGCTGGCGAGGTCGTCGGCCTCGTGGGGGAGTCCGGATCGGGGAAGACGACGATCGGGCGGGCCATCGCCGGCCTCACGCAGGTCACCTCCGGTTCGCTCAGCGTGCTCGGGATCGAGATGAACGGGGTCCGCGAGCGGACCTTCGCGCCGGTCCGTAAGGACATCGGGTTCGTGTTCCAGGACCCGGCGTCGAGCTTCAACCCGCTGTTGTCCATCGCCGAGGCGGTGTCGGAGCCCCTCGCGGTGCACCGGCCCGACCTCGACGAGCGTGCGGCGCGGAAGCGGGTCGATGAGCTCCTCGAGGCGGTCCAGCTTCCGAGGTCCTACGGCGATCGGTTCCCGCACGAGCTGTCGGGCGGACAGCGTCAGCGCGCCAGCCTCGCTCGAGCGCTCGCGCTCGAGCCGAAGCTGCTCGTCGCCGACGAGCCGACGAGCGCGCTCGACGTCTCGGTCCAGGCTCGTGTGCTGGAGCTCTTCGCGGAGCTCCAGGCCGAGTTCGGCTTCGCGGCACTGTTCATCAGCCACGACCTGGCTGTCGTGGACATCCTCTCCGACCGGATCGCGGTGCTGTACCGCGGGCGGCTCGTGGAGGAGGGCACGGGGGAGGAGGTCCTCGGATCGCCGACGGATCCCTACACTCGGCGCCTTCTCGCCTCGCTCCCGGTCCCGGACCCCGCCGCCCAACGGACGCGGCGCGAGGACCTCGCCCGCATCATCGCGGCGGAACGCGCCGCGGGCTGA
- a CDS encoding D-alanine--D-alanine ligase family protein has protein sequence MTVKRRVAVLFGGRSSEHSISCATAGGVLSAIDRDLFEVVPIGITRGGAFVLEEDDPAKFALDPERLPEVVDNGSRVMWPENATSRELSVTSVDGAVSSLGVIDVVFPILHGRYGEDGTVQGLFELVGLPYVGSGVLASSVSMDKHFTKTVLQHAGIAVAPWVTVSAVGFRADPGAAHRGADALGYPVFVKPARAGSSVGVAKVEEPGSLDTAIAEALTHDDRVLIESTVVGREVEIAVLEGRDGAPPRTSVAGEIVVSGRGFYDFEAKYLDAPGIDLVCPADMTESELTEMSRIASAVFDAVGAEGLARVDFFLTEDGFVVNELNTLPGFTPISMFPKCWLASGLAYPDLITELLELAVARGPR, from the coding sequence ATGACAGTGAAGCGACGAGTGGCGGTTCTCTTCGGCGGGCGTTCAAGCGAGCATTCGATCAGCTGCGCAACGGCGGGCGGAGTGCTCTCGGCGATTGACCGCGACCTCTTCGAGGTCGTGCCGATCGGGATCACCAGGGGAGGCGCCTTCGTCCTCGAGGAGGACGACCCCGCGAAGTTCGCCCTCGATCCCGAGCGGCTGCCGGAGGTCGTGGACAACGGCTCGCGCGTGATGTGGCCAGAGAACGCGACGTCACGCGAACTCTCGGTGACGTCGGTCGACGGCGCGGTGTCGTCTCTCGGCGTGATCGACGTCGTCTTCCCGATCCTGCACGGGCGATACGGCGAGGACGGCACGGTGCAGGGGCTGTTCGAACTCGTCGGTCTGCCCTACGTCGGTTCGGGAGTGCTCGCGTCATCGGTCTCGATGGACAAGCACTTCACGAAGACCGTCCTCCAGCACGCCGGGATCGCGGTGGCCCCCTGGGTGACCGTCTCGGCCGTCGGATTCCGGGCCGACCCGGGTGCGGCGCACCGAGGCGCGGACGCGCTCGGCTACCCGGTCTTCGTCAAGCCGGCCCGTGCGGGCTCGAGCGTCGGCGTGGCCAAGGTGGAGGAACCGGGCTCGCTCGACACGGCGATCGCCGAGGCCCTGACCCACGATGATCGCGTCCTCATCGAGTCGACCGTCGTCGGACGGGAGGTCGAGATCGCCGTGCTCGAGGGGCGAGACGGTGCGCCGCCCCGTACCTCCGTCGCGGGGGAGATCGTCGTCTCGGGCCGCGGCTTCTACGACTTCGAGGCGAAGTACCTCGACGCCCCCGGTATCGACCTCGTGTGTCCTGCGGACATGACGGAGTCCGAGCTGACGGAGATGAGCAGGATCGCGTCCGCGGTCTTCGACGCCGTCGGCGCCGAGGGGCTCGCTCGTGTGGACTTCTTCCTCACGGAGGACGGTTTCGTCGTGAACGAACTCAACACCCTTCCGGGTTTCACGCCGATCTCGATGTTCCCGAAGTGCTGGTTGGCGAGCGGGCTGGCCTATCCAGACCTCATCACGGAACTGCTCGAGCTCGCGGTGGCCCGCGGTCCGCGCTGA
- a CDS encoding lysophospholipid acyltransferase family protein, producing MSVSSSGRRGRRTKAERRSNPEKSRPSFFWFLAGVALPLSRAMMVIRIENGHKLPRFGPAIVAPNHYSEIDPVVVGLAIWKLGRAPRFLAKSSLFRVKVLGWMLRSSGQIPVERAGATRGSDPMAAAVQVAEKEQVLVVYPEGTLTRDPAMWPMRGKTGAVRLALQHGIPIYPVAHWGTQNLMARYSKKIDFFPPKTIRVRFGDAVDLSAFQGKPLDGQTLAAATEVVMAAVTHELEELRGETAPDSRWDPTERGQTETGRF from the coding sequence GTGTCTGTGAGTTCATCGGGTCGGCGTGGCCGCCGGACGAAAGCCGAGAGGCGATCGAATCCGGAGAAGTCCCGGCCCTCCTTCTTCTGGTTCCTCGCCGGCGTCGCGCTGCCGCTCAGCAGGGCGATGATGGTCATCCGCATCGAGAACGGCCACAAGCTGCCGCGCTTCGGCCCGGCCATCGTGGCACCGAACCACTACTCGGAGATCGATCCCGTCGTCGTCGGGCTCGCGATCTGGAAGCTCGGTCGTGCGCCGCGCTTCCTCGCGAAGTCGTCACTCTTCCGCGTGAAGGTACTCGGTTGGATGCTTCGGTCCTCCGGTCAGATCCCGGTCGAGCGAGCGGGCGCGACCCGCGGCAGCGATCCCATGGCCGCCGCTGTCCAGGTGGCGGAGAAGGAACAGGTCCTCGTCGTCTATCCGGAGGGCACGCTCACCCGCGACCCCGCGATGTGGCCGATGCGCGGCAAGACGGGGGCGGTACGACTCGCGTTGCAGCACGGAATCCCGATCTACCCGGTGGCGCATTGGGGAACCCAGAACCTCATGGCGCGGTATTCGAAGAAGATCGACTTCTTCCCTCCGAAGACCATCCGTGTCCGCTTCGGGGACGCCGTCGACCTGTCTGCTTTCCAGGGCAAGCCGCTCGACGGGCAGACGCTCGCGGCGGCGACCGAGGTGGTCATGGCGGCGGTGACGCACGAGCTCGAGGAGCTGCGCGGCGAGACGGCCCCGGACTCCCGTTGGGACCCGACCGAGCGCGGACAGACCGAGACAGGACGATTTTGA
- a CDS encoding TerC/Alx family metal homeostasis membrane protein: MHPELPLVFEIGSYIALGLILLFDLLYVVKRPHIPSFKEATLWVVFYVSLALVFAGLMWAFAGGEYAGQFLAGWLTEYSLSVDNLFVFVIIMARFSVPRKYQQEVLMVGIVIALVLRGIFILLGAQIIANFSFVFYIFGIFLLITAYRQAFADNDDADDGETRFTLFLRRKLGVHDEFDGSKIRTTVNGKRYFTPMIVVFIAIGTTDFIFAIDSIPAIFGITQSPFIVFTANVFALMGLRQLYFLLGGLLDRLRYLHYGIAFILAFIGVKLFLHAMHENELPFINGGEHIEWAPEISTWVSLIVIVASMAVATVASLLHSAHEKRNGIDPEGEKDRVESAVEASESDRTPDAPRSDDGGSPR, from the coding sequence GTGCACCCCGAGCTTCCCCTGGTGTTCGAGATCGGGTCGTACATCGCCCTCGGCCTGATCCTGCTGTTCGACTTGCTCTACGTGGTCAAGCGTCCCCACATCCCCTCGTTCAAGGAGGCGACGCTCTGGGTCGTCTTCTACGTGAGTCTCGCGCTCGTCTTCGCCGGGCTCATGTGGGCGTTCGCGGGAGGCGAGTACGCCGGCCAGTTCCTGGCGGGATGGCTCACGGAGTACAGCCTGTCCGTCGACAACCTGTTCGTGTTCGTCATCATCATGGCGCGCTTCTCCGTGCCCCGGAAGTACCAGCAGGAAGTGCTCATGGTGGGCATCGTGATCGCGCTCGTCCTGCGCGGGATCTTCATCCTCCTGGGTGCGCAGATCATCGCGAACTTCTCGTTCGTGTTCTACATCTTCGGCATCTTCCTGCTGATCACGGCGTACCGGCAGGCGTTCGCGGACAACGACGACGCCGACGACGGCGAGACGCGATTCACGCTCTTCCTGCGTCGCAAGCTCGGCGTGCACGACGAGTTCGACGGATCGAAGATCCGCACGACCGTGAACGGGAAGCGCTACTTCACCCCGATGATCGTCGTGTTCATCGCCATCGGCACCACCGACTTCATCTTCGCGATCGACTCGATCCCCGCGATCTTCGGCATCACCCAGAGCCCGTTCATCGTGTTCACGGCGAACGTCTTCGCGCTCATGGGACTCCGTCAGCTCTACTTCCTGCTCGGCGGCCTCCTCGACCGGTTGCGCTACCTGCACTACGGGATCGCCTTCATCCTCGCCTTCATCGGCGTGAAGCTCTTCCTCCACGCGATGCACGAGAACGAGCTGCCGTTCATCAACGGCGGCGAGCACATCGAGTGGGCCCCGGAGATCAGCACGTGGGTGTCGCTCATCGTCATCGTCGCGTCTATGGCCGTCGCGACCGTCGCGAGCCTGCTCCACTCGGCCCACGAGAAGCGCAACGGCATCGACCCGGAGGGCGAGAAGGACCGCGTGGAGTCCGCCGTCGAGGCCTCGGAATCCGACAGGACTCCGGACGCTCCGCGCTCTGATGACGGGGGATCGCCCCGGTGA